GCGGCGACCCCAAGGAGCTCGCCGCGTACGCGCGTCGTCTCGAGGAGATCCGCGCGGCGTACGTCGAGCGTCATCGCTACGTCTACATGCTCGAGTCCCGCTTCTCCGGCGAGCCATTCTGGGCCGCGCGCCGCCGCGAAATGGCGTGAGGTCGGCGGCGTGGCTAAGCTTTCGTCTCGAACCGTATGGCTGCCGCCGCCCCCGCCGCCGACTCGCTCACCGCCAAGCCTGGGGCGTGGGTCGATCTCGGGCTCACCCTGCCGATCTTCCTCGTCTATCACCTCGCGGTCGTGTTCCTCGGCGTGCAGAACGCCACCGACGTCGTGACCGGCACGCTGCTGAGCTTGAGCGCCGGCAACAAGACGACGTACCTCCTCTCCACGCTCGCGATCGGCGTCATCTTCGCCGGCACCTTCGCGCTCGCCGGACGCGGGCAGGCGTTCCGCCCGCGGAAGTTCCTCCAGATCGCGATCGAGGGCGTCGTCTACGCCTTCACGATGGCGGTCTTCGCGAGCTACGTGGTGGGCAGCATCTTCGCGGGGCCGTCGTCGATCCGAGACGAGGGGCGCTTCGTCGGCTTCATCATGTCGCTCGGCGCCGGGTTCTACGAAGAGCTCACGTTCCGCGTGATCCTCTTCGGGCTCGGCGCGAAGGTCCTCGTGAAGGTGTTCGGGAACCAGAAGGTCGAGCTCGCCGGCACGCAGATCGTGACGCGCTTCTCCTTCCGGTCATGGATGGTGATGTTCGGCTGGGCGGTCGCGAGCGCGCTCGTGTTCAGCGGCGTCCACTACGTCGGCTCCATGTCCGATACGTTCCACCTCACGAGCTTCACCTTCCGCGCGGTGCTCGGTCTCGTGCTCACGCTCATCTTCGTCACGCGCGGCTTCGCGGCCGCGGTGTGGACCCACGCCATCTACGACGTCTGGGTCCTCGTCTTCCACGCGTGAGCAGGATCACTCGGCGGTGAGCGCGCACTTGCCGTCGACGCATCCCAGCGACTGCGGGAGGCAGGCCTGCGTGCACAGCACGCTGCTCTCCGCGCATTCCTTGACCACGGCGTCGTAGTCGGCCTTGGCCGCGTCACGGCGAACCGCCGCGCTGTCGCAGCAGCTCGCGCAGTCCTTGACCGCGTCGACGATCATGCAGTCGGCGACCGAGGTGCAAGCGGAGTCGTACCTCGTGGGATCGAACGAGCGCGGCGACGACGGTGGCGGCGTGGTGCTCGCGTCGTCGTTGCCGCACGCGCCGACGATCGCGACCAACACGACCAAGCCCCGGATGCAGCGCACCATTCGACGAGCATATCGCACGCGTCGTGGAAAAGGGCGCTCGACCACCTCCGCTCGCAGACGTAGCGCGTCGAGGATCTGATATGCCCGTCGGATGGCGAAGAAGGACACGCTGACCTACGTGGAGACCGAAGGCGGCCCCTTCGTCCTCCTCCCCCTCGAGCTCAAGAAGGCGTGGAAGGGCGCCGGTGACGATGACGACGATGACGACGACGAGAGTGACTACGAACGGGCGGAGGCGTTCGTGTCCACCGTCGGTGTGCTCGACGTCGGCAAGGGCAAGGCGCTCGTCCTGGGGGAGGCGGAGGTGACGGCCTACCGCGCGACCAAGGACGGAGGGGTCTTCATCCAGCGTGTGTTCGGAGACGAGGACGCGGCCGTCATTCGTGCCGTGGACGGAGCGCTGGCGTCGGGAAAGTGGAAAGACGCGAAGCTCGAGCTGCTCGTCGCTAAAAAGGGCAAGCTCGCCCTGTTCGACTCGGCGTGTGCATACGAAGACGCGGACGAAGACGAGATCCTCGAGGTCACGCTCGCCCCCGGCCGGTACGCGATCAAGACGGCTCGCGTCAAGTCGAAGGAGGTCGAGGCGGGCCTCGTTCGGCTCGTCCGGCTGCCGAAGTGACGTCGTTCTCGATTCACCCCCGCGCATGCCGGCGCGATGATGGGCCGTGGCCGCGAAGAAGAAGACGCCGGTGGCGAGCAAGGGCCCATCGCTCTTGAGCGCGATCGACGACGCGCTCAAGACCGGAAAGAACGCCCACTTCAAGGCGGTGTCCGACGCCGCCGAGCGCGCATCGCTGGAGGAGCTCCTCGCCGCGACGACGGCGCTCCTCACGCGCACGTCGTGGCCAGCCGACATCCACGCCCTAGCGGGACAGGAGAAGAACCTCTTCCAGCTGCGTCGCGCGTCGATCCTCGGCTCGACCTTCGCGTCGGCGTTCAAGCGGCGCGGAGGGCCGGCCGCCGACCGCGCGCTCATCGAGCTCGTCGAGAGCCCGGAGGAGATGATCCAGGCCTACGCAGAGGAGGTCGCGATCGGCGGGAATCTGGAGGAGCGCACCGCACCGGCGAGCAAGACGGTCCTCGCTCGTCTCGCGACGCACATGCGGAAGGGCGATCCGCTCTCTGGGGCGGCGGCGGTGGCCGCACACCTGCTCGGCGAGGAGGACGTCGGGCGACGGCTCGCCGCCCTCGACGACGGCAAGGCGGCGTTCGGACACGCGCTGTCGAAGTTCGCCGCCCTGTCCCGCGGGCATGTTCCTCTTACGCCGGCGCTCTGGGATCTCTACCGGAGGCGCTACGGACGAAACATCATCGTGATCGCGGAGGAGCTCGAGGCGCGCGCCCCCGTCGACGTGCTCGTCCACGCCCTCGCGACGACGGACACCTGCGACGCGTCGATCCTCGTCGGCCTGGAGCTGCGCGCCGCCGCGAGCTCGGTGCCGGCCCTGCGCGCGGTGCTGCCCAAGGTGTCGAGGCGGCCCGTCGCGAAGAAGCTCTCGAAGCTCGTGAAGAAGCTCTCGTCCCGCGGCGCCGCGACGACGGCGCCGGTGCCGCCGGTAGCAGGTGTCGTGGCGACCGATGGTGGGCCGATCCTCCTCGGCTCCAAGCGCGCCCTCGCCAAGTGGCGCGGCTCGCTCCCCGACATGCCGCCCGAGGGCGACTACCACGATGCGTACGAGGCGAGATCGTTCGAGGCGATCTCACGGGGCGGCGAAGACGTCCTCGTCCTGCGCTCGAGGGTCGCGGAGCTCCTCGAGCCAGGCGATGGATCCTTCTGGCTCTTGCTCGAAGGCACCCTCGAGGGTCGCGGCCTCGTGCTCCTCGACGCGGCGTACTCCCTCGCCCGCGCGCGCGACGCGAGCAAGCGTCTCCTCGCGTTGCCCACGAAGGGCGGCGACCACGTTCTCTCGAAGGGGGTTGCGTGAAGGGCCGTGACGTCGAGATCGCCGCTCAGGTCCGCGCCGGCTTCGTCGCGTGCACGGTCTACGCGGTGACGATGGTCGCGGCGGGCGCGTGGCTGTGGCTCGCCCCGTCACGCGGCGGCGTCGCGTACGCGCTCGGCGTGCTCTGCCTCGTCGTCACATGCGTGGTCCTCCATGTGTGCGGCAAGCCGATCGCCGCGCGGACGGGCTACGACGGCTCGATGATGTTCTTCATCGTGTGGTTCTTCGCGCTCTTCGGGGTGTTCATGCCGGTCATCGGCTCGGTCCTCTGTCTCGTCGCCGCCGTCTGGCGTCTGAGG
This genomic stretch from Labilithrix sp. harbors:
- a CDS encoding CPBP family intramembrane metalloprotease, with amino-acid sequence MAAAAPAADSLTAKPGAWVDLGLTLPIFLVYHLAVVFLGVQNATDVVTGTLLSLSAGNKTTYLLSTLAIGVIFAGTFALAGRGQAFRPRKFLQIAIEGVVYAFTMAVFASYVVGSIFAGPSSIRDEGRFVGFIMSLGAGFYEELTFRVILFGLGAKVLVKVFGNQKVELAGTQIVTRFSFRSWMVMFGWAVASALVFSGVHYVGSMSDTFHLTSFTFRAVLGLVLTLIFVTRGFAAAVWTHAIYDVWVLVFHA